The genomic stretch GCAGTAGCCGACCGCGTTCTCGACCCCTTGCAGCCTGCTCAGCTCTCTCGCGCCGAGCGAAAACAGTTTGGATTGGCCTACCGAGTCTAACTTTATTCGAATTCTCAGCCATTTATCCTGAGAAAAGAATAATCATGATAAACTGGTTTGTAAAAGTTATTAAAAAACAACACGCAGACATATTATCAGAGATGCATATTTGAAACCTCTCAAACGTGTTTCCGGAGATGCACATCTGAAACTACCTGCAACAACCAGTTTTGGAGCTCatacgaaaatctcccaaaaatgtatttttttcctCACATTTTTTTACATCAAACAAGCAACATTTTACAATATACAACTCAACCTACTAAATTTAAATCATCCTAAACAAATTATTATACACTTGCAAAGTTAAAAAAAGAATTTACAAAAACTTACTCAAATGTGTTGAAATGAGTTGCAATgagtaaaaattattaaaaatgaagTTTGGAAATGTAAAGATTTAAGAGTTTTTGGGTGTTTGAAGTTTGGAAAGAGACAAAATGAAGGGGATTCTGGTGTGAGTTAAATTATATACCctaattcggagatacatctccgaaaaattcaaaaattaaaagaataggTTTAAtcagagatgcatatctgaaacacctttgatttgaaaaaataaataaattcggagatacatttttGAAAACACATCTAAAATAACAAAATGTGGTGCGTTCAGATATGCACCTCTGAAATTTAAAGACAAAAAAGTAATTTCATCACATGCCTTTAAAGAAATACAGAGGTGAAAAAAGAAAGTCTCTTCTAAAATTATTTACCTCTCCCTTGAACTAATATAGAAAGAGTATCTAGTTTTGTTTGTTGGATATGAGTATCCCTTATTCACATTTTAATAGGAAGAATTGTTGCCTATTAAAAAATAGCTTATGGCATgctaaatgtatttttttttagtattttgttactattctttttaaatatctcaaaatatacacctctctttttaatttttaattatactctaaaattaaattgttttattcATTTGTATAATTTCGTTTGTTAATTTTACATCTAATTAACTATTATATTAGTAACAAGTaatcttaaaattttcaaatcaaTTAAAATCAGATTGGACATTAATTAAACAAGTATAGAGAAAgatttaaagttttaaaatatgACTGAGATTCAACCGAAATTCAATcggtaatatttaaaaataattgttttttaaatttataaatactatatctaacaaaagtaaaataaaaaatatattttttaaaaaatatatatttttgttgatcttttaaattaaatatcaataaaaaaataaattttaatcacGTGTTAATAGTTAATACTTTTAAGTTAAAATTTAGAGAAAAAAGGATATacactgacaatgtaaaattgtttaaaaaataacgATTATATTAAATGGCAGATtatattgttatttttaaaaaaattatgtgacaTAGCTGATTGATGGATCCCAATTAGATGACAGTCTAAAATTATTATATCGTGTCAGTGTACTACTTCTAACCCTCTATAGACGCCATGACTTtttagcagtgttttaaaaacccaaccggaccggccggtcgaaccgggaaccggataggtaaccggtctggttcattTGTTGGATCGGATGTGCAATTGAACCGGTCAAAACCAGTCAAAACCGGTTTAAACCGGTAAAAACCACCGGCGGTTTTaaaaaaccggcggtttaaatgtttgtcttttgttttttattttttttaaaataaaaaaataaagaaaatggtatttTGGTTCGTCCCTTCCGGTTCTTGTTCTTGATACTGCACAAACCCTATTCGTAAAAGACTGCAAAAAAGCGAGCTACCCACCACCGTGATTCAACCCGCTATTCCGATTCTTCTCCAGGTTTGTGATTCCAATTCCCTTTATTTAATCATCTTTACTTGAAATGAATGAGTTTGTCTGTGCATTATGCTTTGTTTTGGTTCACATAAAGAGGTTACAAAATCAAACGTAAGGACTAGGAAAATCAAAGTAGAGAAAAGTGATAGATTTGTTGCAATTTTGTAACccactttgatgatgatgaaaaaGTAACTCAAAAAAGGTGAGAGAAAAAACAAACAAGATATCTGTGATATGGAATAGAATACACCAACACCTCTGTTTTGATACATACTTTTATTTATGGTATATGACTTAGCTTATTGTAAGTTGTGACTTGAATTGAATAtcacctatttttatttatttattttctaaactTGCTGGATAATGGATGGGGATTAAAACTTGTTTAGACAACCTCTTTATTTCTACTACTCTTTATTATAGCTAATCCCTTCAATACTGTATTGTTTCATGATTAATCATATTTTTGGTTAAGAGTGTTTGATTTATAAAGTCTAGTTTTGATGAATTTTAAATGAGCTTTCCAATCTCCTTCCAACAGTCTAATGCAGTGACTACTACAACATTGACATTCATGAAAGTAATTACAAATTTTGAACGCCTTAGCACATTGATCTAATTTACTCTTTTTGTTTATGCTATATGAAAGAAATTATTACCATATGTTTTGCAAATTGGATATTAGAGTTTCACAAGAGTTGAAGCATGAAGGTAATTACTATAATTGTTAATCAGTATCTATGCTATTTTGCTTTGTGAACATGAaggagaaaaataaatatttttttttgagatcgactcatccggttcgaccggtttaaTAATCATATAGTTTTGTTATAGAGAAcggtttattcaaccgagttatccggttttatccgatttagtcatgcggttcgaccaatgacccagtggttcgaccaatgaaCCAGTAACCCAGGAcgctcaccggttcgatgaccggtccgatttttaaaacattgcttcTTAGCAACCCGTAGCGAAATTCGATTAATGCAtttatatttcggaagtgcatcttcgAATGTACATTTTTCtagaaaaaaaagtgatttcggatgTACACATCCAAAAtaactattattttaaaaaaaaaggtgcATTCGAAGATGCACTTCCAAAATCACCACTTaggatatttcggaaatgcacttccgaaatatcatCAAGGCATAAACAACTCTTTTTGCTCTGAATACCTGGTGATTTCACAAACATAAGCAGCAAACACCGATTCACAATATCACCATCACTGCATATCATAACCTTTTCAACCCATTCGTATAGATTAGAACCTCCATACTCACCCAACCAACTGAAACCCATCGattgtattgattcactttgattttaattttttaataagtattgagttctttcggatatgcatatctgaaaaatcTCAAGActaaaaattagaatatttcaGATATATATCTCCGAAGgcattcatttttaaaaaaatgtgactttggatatgcatatctgaagtcacattttttctaaaaaaaaatggcTCCGCGTATACACATTcgaaataaaatttttttttctttcaaaaataatGTATTCAGAGGTACTTTCGAAATATAGaattattttgggaattttcacTACATACATATTCCTAAAAAGACATCaggtctattaaaaaaaattgcgtAATTCATAACCCTAATTCAAACAAGTGCATAAATGAGTTATCGAAAATTTAAGTAGCTTTCTACTCTcattctcttttatttctttcttttctttttgaaacACTCTTTATTCTGTTTGTTTCTctttaataaaaaagttaataaaacATTTACTTACAACTTTCACCAAATTAAACAATAACATTAATTTATGTGTGTAACTTTTAATTGATTTTCCTTCTGAATCAGATGAGTTGAATGTTATTTGTGTAACTTTTCCCtcgattcttctccttcttctagcAATGGATTTGTGAATCAATTTGTACTTCTATTCACGCTAAAACCTAATTTGCAAATTTTGTTGGTTTTTCTAAAAATCCAGAATGTTGCCTAACAGGTGAACCGGTTGAACCACCGGTTTGTTCTCCGGTTTTCAACAGTGCGGTTCTTATGTTTCTTTGAACCGGACCGGACACAGATCAGTTTCGTTCTGGTTTTTAGTACCTTGGTATATAGATTCTCTCTCACATCTTTTAGCTTTGAGTATCTTCAGAACTTGACAATCTCACTCATGGCACTCTCTAACGCTACCCACATTCCAACCCTCTTCAATCCCCTCAAAACCAATCCTCTCCCTTTTCCTTCCTCCCATGTTTCCTTCCTTTTTCCCTCTCACACCATCTCCAATTCCCTCACCGCCGCCACCAACATGTCCCGCCTCAATTCCGCCGACTTCGAACTATCTACCATCACAGCTTTATCCCCATTAGACGGCCGTTACAGGGAAAAAGTTAAAGACTTGGCTCCTATCATGGGTGAATATGGACTCAATTACTATAGGGTCATTGTTGAGGTACACCCATGttttattcttctattttttttaccCCTTTTGTTTACATTACTCTTCTAAATTTATGGCTGTGTTTATATTGTTTAGATTAAATGGTTGCTGAAGCTTTCTGAGATCAGTGAAATCACTGAAGTTCCTGCTTTTAGTGAAGATGCTAAGTCTTTCTTACAAGGTTTGATTGACGACTTTGGCGAAACTGATGTTAACGAGATTAAAAGATTTGAGAAGATTACAAATCACGATGTTAAAGCTGTAGAgtatttcttgaaacaaaagtgCCAGTCAAATGCTGAAATTGCTAAGGTTGTGAATTGTGGttcactttattttttttttttttcttattggaTTGTGTAATTTTGaacaaagttttttttaacaGGTGCTTGAATTTTTTCACTTTGCATGCACTTCTGAGGATATAAATAACCTTGCTCATGCCTTGATGTTGAAAGAAGCCATGAATTCTGTTATGTTTCCTGCCATGGATAAAATAATCAAAGCTTTGTGTACAATGGCCAAAGATAATGCTCATATCTCTATGCTTTCTCGCACTCATGGACAGGTAAGCTGATTTTTGCATTATTAGACTATTTGAAAACTATTTGAAAATCAATGCATTGTTGTGGATTTTGATTTTGCGATATTGCACATAATGCCGACTCAGAGCAACTAGCCGGGACTTGgtgatatttttgttgtttgtttgtttgttatatTGCTTGTATATTGTTGAACTTAATAGTTTTTTCTGTGATATCCTTCAGCCAGCTTCACCGACTACTTTAGGGAAGGAAATGGCGATATTTGCTGTGAGGCTAAGTAGAGAAAGGAAGGAACTGTCTCAAGTTGCGATTTTGGGGAAATTTGCCGGTGCAGTTGGAAATTACAACGCGCATCTTTCTGCATACCCTGATGTTAAGTGGCCTGATATTGCACAGGAGTTTATACTCTCTCTTGGATTAAGTTTTAATCCTTATGTTGCCCAGGTTTGTTATCAATTCTTGTTTCTATTCCAGTTTAGTCTATTTTTATGCATTTAAAGAAACTAAATCTTGAGGCTGTTAGCAGCAACATAAATGTTAAAGACTTCCTTCGTGTATATGCATTGTTTTACATCCGTTGCCACTTTGTTAATGAAACTCCTTTATTTATGATAGTTATATCTTGAGTACATATATATTTGACGTTAGCACTAGGAGATCATAATCATTTGATTCTATTATCCATCTTGATTGGTAGATTGAAACTCATGACTACATGGCGAAGATTTTTCATTCATTTATCCAATTCAACAATATATTAATCGACTTTGATAGAGATGTATGGGGCTATATATCTTTGGGCTACTTTAAGCAGGTGAGTTTTCTAATACATTATCTATGGCCAAAGAACggtgacttttaaaaaaaaaacaaacatcaaTCGGTTTTCATTTTCAAAACTTGTTTTGCAGACAACTAAGGCTGGGGAGATTGGGTCATCAACTATGCCTCACAAAGTGAATCCCATTGATTTTGAGAACAGCGAAGGAAATTTAGGCGTGGCTAATGGAGGTTTTTCTCATCTAAGCATGAAGTTACCGATTTCACGTTGGCAGGCAAGTTAatgttctttgttttattttgatcatTATCATCTTTGTATTGGCATTATTCTAAACTATGGTACTGAAAAGATTTTACAATTACATCTTTTAGAAAATGGTTAGACTAATTTTGTTTAGTCATGTGTGCATGCGTCAAAGCATTACCTGAGCTATTATAATGTATTGAACTTTTGGTGTAATTTATTGCAGGTGATAGTCTAACTGTGTGTGAGTAGCTGatgcaaacaaaatttaaaattgaattgctctaaaagaattaaaaaatcaaacttttcttattgaaattaataaaaaaatattcattgcAATGATCCCTTCTTAACTCTAACCAGCTAAAATTGTCATTATTTTGTCCTAATGTTCCAATCTTACAATAGCTCATAGAAGTGATAATTTGTAGTTTGTGCTTTTTTGTTATGCAGAGGGATTTGACTGATTCAACTGTCTTAAGGAACATGGGTGTCAATTTTGGTTATTCTCTTCTTGCATATAAAAGCACGCTTCAAGGAATTGGGAAGCTTCAGGTATACAATCCAACATAGAATTTGTGTTACTTTTCTGTTAGATTCATTATGTACTAAGTTGCAGTCACCGCCTATTTGCACAGTGCAAATTTCTCTCGTTTTTATATTTAATCTAAAGAAAAAATATCATTCTTTTTGTTTATTCATTGAACTTTCTTGTAAATATTATAATCCACAACTTAGGTCAACGAAGCTCGCTTGAGCGAAGATTTGAACCAGTGCTGGGAGGTACTTGCTGAACCAATACAAACGGTATGTATATGCttttgtttttaatcaattatctggtttaatatttttttattttacatcgAATGCCTAAAATATATTTGTAACTTGACCGAACATTGCAGTGCTTGTTGTGGTTGCGTACTACTTATAAGACTTTTCAATGATATAGCTTGTTTTTCTATAGGTTATGCGAAGATACAGTGTTCCCGAGCCTTATGAAAAGTTAAAAGAGCTGACTAGAGGGAAAGCAATTACCAAAGAAAGTTTAAGAGACTTCATTGAAGGCTTAGATATACCACAAAATGCAAAGACCTATCTGTTAAAGTTAACGCCTCATACTTACGTTGGAACCGCCGTTGAATTGGCCAGAACGGTTGAACACGaagtgaataatattttgaatggaGCAATCTAGGAAACAGGTGGTTTAACCTTAACCTGAGGTTTTGATTAGTTATTGAGATTACTTTACTGCTGCGAATGCGATTTTTGACCTGATTCTCGCCATTGATAATCATTAGTTGGTAAATGAACCTTCTgataacttgttttatttattaaacaaaaaatagAGAGAATGGTATTCAGTGATTAATATGAGAAGCTAGAGTGATGTAGAAAGATTTGGGGATTTAATTTTATCTCTGCACACAAATTAAATTCTTCTTATGAATATGCACAAATCTTTTAACTTATTTAAATTGACTCTTTTGTTAATTTCTTACTCCTGTGATGAATGATAAGCTTAGCAGTTGTGATAGATGACATTGtagaaaatttgtttttttttaacagaAGCCAAAAGCAATGTATTAAAATTGAAAAGCACAAGAAATGCATAGTTACATCAGTGTTACCAGCACCAGGCCAAAAACGTATACAGACCAAATGAATGATTGATACACCAGAGCTGCCATTACATAATAACAATTAATCCCAGCCTTAAGTATAGGAACAAGACTACACCCAATGACAACTCTGATACTTGGAACACAGGCTTAAGAATAACACCTCTATACACCAAAACGGCAGACGTCATGCCACGTGCTTCTCCATACAATGGAGTTACGCTTCGAGATCATCAATACAGTAGCCAAAAACCAACACAACACAATAGGAAGTCAGCGAAACACAGCAGCACCACAGACCCGAGCAGAAGATACCAACACAAAATAGGTCAATTGCTCAAGGCTACACTGACGGTAACAGCGTACCACAGCCTTGAAGGCCCCCCCGATAAGTTGATATCTGCATGATTGCAACTAGACATATCAACATTGCTCGAAACAGCAACATGTTAGCATTCAGTTTATGAGATCGAatcatcatgtcttcttcaacgAATGAAGCTTGACTTTTTTCTTCCAAATTGCAATTTTGACATTTTTCTCCACTAATCAAACAGTCCCTAAGGGTTAGAATTCTGAGCATTTGAAATGCGAATATATGTTGTCGTGTTAGTAAGGTAGACTCCATACAATTTCTGCTCAATGTTATTCCAAAATTCATTTTCAATATCTATCTTTATGCTTTTGTATGGAGAACTAAGATTGACAATGAAAATGGATATTTTAGCTTATCAGCATAGGCAATATTGTATGGGCATCTAGACTTTTGGGTCTAATGTTTGTGAAAGCAGTAAGATCTCCACTTCCAGGTTCATAATTCCCACCATCTACCCTGCTGTCAATTGTACTCGTCAACTGTATTTTATGCCGGAACTGATTGAACTGCATTTGAGCTTTGGGAAGTTTCAATTGCTTGCTTATTGATTTCAAAGAAAGTAGCCCGAGCACAAAAGATTTCTCCACTGATTTTCAACTCCTAGAGCAATCGACTCCGACCTAAATTTCCTGCTACCAGAGTTTGACTGCGACTACTATAACATAATGCACTCCAGGCCACGACTAACATAGCGAAAGGGAAACACCGAATCCCTCGAGCGCCCAATCTACGAATAAACGTTTGAAAAAAAGAACTCCACGACTTCTCTATAAACTCAGGAATCGATCCCCTACATATCTCCTCTTAAACCACCTCTCTAAATCTTCCTTTGCCTTCATTGACTTTGATGAACAAAGACTGCAACAATGAAACTTGTTCCTCATAATTGTCCACAAAATTTTAAGTCAGCACCTGATACCCAACAGAATTCTCACTGATAACTAAAATACTCCTATCAACACCTGCTCATTCTAACACTTTTCACCCAGAAAATTATTTTCAAGTATCCATGAAATCAATACAAGCCCTCGGGGTTCGTATACCTCTGAAATATGTCATTTGATATTAGATTCGATTTTAATTTCAGCCACCTCCAGGAGCACATCTTTACCTCATCTGCCACTTTTACCATGACGAATTCCTCGTGTAGAAAATTTGTTAATTATTATTGGGACAATACTAGAAAGCTTCACTAATCTAAATTATCTTTAACTTCCTTTTCTAAAGTTTTCCGAAGTTTTCatattcattttaaataaaatcactttttttttatcCAGATCCTCTCCAATTTCATCTCTACTGCCCTATGAGCAGCACTAAACATGACCTTTAGATTACTTtttggttttatctttcttttaaatcatcaatatttcatttttattgacCATTGGATATGGAGCAGCGGAGGAAGCTGGAGACAAGGGCAGCAGAAGATCCAAAcaccctttttttttttcttagtCATAACAAAGTTAAGTGTGAGTAGTTTTAGACTCTATGCAGACATGATAGAACAAAATATTTAGTTATCTTATAATTGTTTAAAGTTTTGATTGAATTTtaacaaatgtaaaattttaaatgtaAAAAATTGAAGATAAGAAGTGacgataaaaaaaaaattgagttcaTTTTCTTTAATTTGAGAAAATGAGTGATGCAACGacattgtaaaattttttttacattgtCAACCAATCATAGCAgaacgaatatatatatatatatatatatatatatatatatatatatatatatatatatatatatatatatatatatatatatactacaaTATCAACACAACATAAATTATGTTGACTTCATGACTTTTTCTTCCCGCTTTATACGTCTCGCATATGCTATTTTTTAGTTTTGTCTTCAACAGTCACTAACGAAAGGCAATAGACAACCTACTTTCAACTTTACCTTCCCTAATGACTCTTGTTAACAAAATCAACTGCAATCATTTTGTCTGCTCGCAAATATAGATGGAAAAACCACTAAGTTGAAAGAAAATGAAGTTAAAGCTACTAGACTATGAATCAATATGGATAACCCATATTAAGAATTGTCATCCATTTCTCATGATCTTGAACTCTCGAACTAAATATTTGTAATGAACTCTTAATTTCTGAGACTGTGTCACATAACACTTTAGAATGCAAATGATTATTAGATAAACTTCACCATCAACTCTTTTTTTTGGCTTTCACTTCACTGGTGGTGGACACATGAAAGTTGTCTCCTCAACTCATTTTTTTGGCTTTCACTTCACTGGTGGTGGACACATGGAAGTTGTGCATGGATATGTAAATTCATGAAATTTTTTCTTCATCGCCATCTGGCCAACAATATCCAAGGTACTGAAATACCTCTTCGACTCTTCACATTCTTCGTCTAAGTCTAACTATATCACACTTTCTTCTTCAGTAATTTCACGCTCTTTAATGCGTAATTTATTCCAAAACACGTGAATGAATTCTAATGGAATAAGGTAATATTGTATTTGAATACTTATaagttcacacacacacacacaaaatattccatgtattttttttaatgaagcaACTACATGCAACTTTGTTAGCACCGActattttttccttttccaacTCCTTTGCAACGTGTTGTATATACTGTCGGTTACGAAACCTTAGCCTCTCGAATACAATGGAGTGTTAGATATATTTTTCAATTAGTACAATAAATTTTACTAACCATGACTAAATTACAAGTGATCTAACAAAATGAATGTAAGATAAGATTAGCCGTCAATTAATCCTTAACAATGATGCTTACAATGTTATATTAGAGATGTGGAGCAAAGTAAGCCGTACAAAGGGAAACCTAGTTGGCCAACTCCCACACAGTCAGTCAAGTATCATATCCATTTCTGTACCACTAATATTACATTTCCAACTCAACGATAATATAAAAATTTCATTCATAGCCTCACACACTCCTTTCCCCCAATCcctcatctttctctcttttctctgtAACTTCAACCCATTACACAGAGAAAGTGAGTCAGTGAGGGAAAATAGAGAAAATGGCACTCACTTCACAGAACTCTCTACTATTCTCATCCACTACACTTCCAAAGcactcttcttcatcttctcgaCTCTTCTTTTCCAAACGTAACAACCTTTTCGGACTTCCTTTATCTTCCTCCAAGCCAACTCTTCGAATTGCTTCGAGGAACAATAGGTCAATCCAATGTTCAATTTCCGAAGCCACTGAGCCGAAAACCggtaattcaattcaattcaattcagttcaatctctctctattctctacgGTTTTTAGTtgctgattttatcatgttttgattgaatttgatttgtatctcagaggagaagaagaaattgaCGCGAAGACCAGATATTAGAAATATCGCAATTGTTGCTCATGTTGATCATGGAAAAACAACTCTCGTTGATGCCATGCTCAAACAAACTAAGGTTAAACCATTTCACAATTTCTGTTATCAACATGAGATAATAtagattttatttgtttatttattggcTGCTTTTGTGTAGGTGTTTCGTGATAATCAAACTGTACAAGAAAGGATAATGGACTCGAATGATTTGGAGCGGGAAAGAGGAATCACTATACTGAGTAAAAACACATCTG from Vicia villosa cultivar HV-30 ecotype Madison, WI linkage group LG4, Vvil1.0, whole genome shotgun sequence encodes the following:
- the LOC131595577 gene encoding uncharacterized protein LOC131595577 isoform X1, with product MKVNRLNHRFVLRFSTVRFLCFFEPDRTQISFVLVFSTLVYRFSLTSFSFEYLQNLTISLMALSNATHIPTLFNPLKTNPLPFPSSHVSFLFPSHTISNSLTAATNMSRLNSADFELSTITALSPLDGRYREKVKDLAPIMGEYGLNYYRVIVEIKWLLKLSEISEITEVPAFSEDAKSFLQGLIDDFGETDVNEIKRFEKITNHDVKAVEYFLKQKCQSNAEIAKVLEFFHFACTSEDINNLAHALMLKEAMNSVMFPAMDKIIKALCTMAKDNAHISMLSRTHGQPASPTTLGKEMAIFAVRLSRERKELSQVAILGKFAGAVGNYNAHLSAYPDVKWPDIAQEFILSLGLSFNPYVAQIETHDYMAKIFHSFIQFNNILIDFDRDVWGYISLGYFKQTTKAGEIGSSTMPHKVNPIDFENSEGNLGVANGGFSHLSMKLPISRWQRDLTDSTVLRNMGVNFGYSLLAYKSTLQGIGKLQVNEARLSEDLNQCWEVLAEPIQTVMRRYSVPEPYEKLKELTRGKAITKESLRDFIEGLDIPQNAKTYLLKLTPHTYVGTAVELARTVEHEVNNILNGAI
- the LOC131595577 gene encoding uncharacterized protein LOC131595577 isoform X2, with amino-acid sequence MALSNATHIPTLFNPLKTNPLPFPSSHVSFLFPSHTISNSLTAATNMSRLNSADFELSTITALSPLDGRYREKVKDLAPIMGEYGLNYYRVIVEIKWLLKLSEISEITEVPAFSEDAKSFLQGLIDDFGETDVNEIKRFEKITNHDVKAVEYFLKQKCQSNAEIAKVLEFFHFACTSEDINNLAHALMLKEAMNSVMFPAMDKIIKALCTMAKDNAHISMLSRTHGQPASPTTLGKEMAIFAVRLSRERKELSQVAILGKFAGAVGNYNAHLSAYPDVKWPDIAQEFILSLGLSFNPYVAQIETHDYMAKIFHSFIQFNNILIDFDRDVWGYISLGYFKQTTKAGEIGSSTMPHKVNPIDFENSEGNLGVANGGFSHLSMKLPISRWQRDLTDSTVLRNMGVNFGYSLLAYKSTLQGIGKLQVNEARLSEDLNQCWEVLAEPIQTVMRRYSVPEPYEKLKELTRGKAITKESLRDFIEGLDIPQNAKTYLLKLTPHTYVGTAVELARTVEHEVNNILNGAI